The DNA region ATCCCAAGCAACGGTTCGGGTTAGAAGAACAAAGCATGACGACCCAAGCTCCGGCACGGTCTTAAAAAACCAAGGCAAAATCGGTCTGCCATGCAAAATTACAACTGTTTAATTGGTTAAACAACGTCAATCAAGACGTACTAGGCAAGGTATGTCTTGAGGAAGGATTGCCCGGCGAGACTGTGGAAAAGCTCTTCGCCATGGGGCACGATCTGGAAATACGCGGAGGATACAAGCGCACTCTTTTCGGACGGGGACAGATAATAGTCCGCGACCCGGACAAAGGGACTCTCTGCGCAGGGTGCGATCCTCGCTCTGACGGATATGCTGCCGGGCTGTGTTAATAACAATTAAGTAAACTACGAAACAGAATACGGTTTTATCAGAGCATACATTTATGTATTACCGATTACAGAACACACACAGCATCATATTCTTTATTCCTTAAAACCAATCAGGATTACAATTGTAAAACGAAAACATTAGTCATTCTGGATTTTTTACGCATTCTATACTATACCTCTTTCACAATCCATTGATCTACACATTACAAATCTGTCAGATTAACACCCAAAAATCGGAGGAAGAATGTTCAAAAAATTCTCGTGCCTCGTACTTACCTGTCTGCTCTGTCTTACCTTTACAGCCGCACCTTCACAGGCCAGTGACAAGAACCTGATCATCGCCACCGCCACCACCGGCGGAACCTACTATCCTGTAGGCGTTGCCATCGGGACACTGGTCAGCATCAAGCTCGCCAAGGCCGACAAAATCACCGCCACTGCCATCAACTCCGCCGGATCCGGTGAAAACGTGCAGATGCTCAAAAACAAGGAAGCCGATCTCGCCATCCTGCAGGCCCTGTTCGGCCTCAATGCTTACAAAGGTGAAGGACCTTACAAGGGTAAAGCATTCAAAGATTTCCGTTCCATAACCATGCTCTGGGAAAACGTTGAACACTTCCCCCTGCTTAATAAATACGTGAAAAAAGGCGACATCTCCGACCTCAAAGGTCTGGACAAAAAATTTTCCATCGGTAAGCGCGGCAGCGGCACCGAAGGTTCCGGACGCACCCTGCTGGAAATCATGGGCGTGGATGTAAATAAAGATCTCGTGCTTGAGTTCCTCGGCTACACCCCTTCTGCACAGGCCATGATGGACGGCCGCATTGCCGGGGCCAACATTCCCGCCGGACCTCCCGCAGCAGCTATCACCCAGCTCTATGCCCAGCTCGGTTCCGACGATGTGACCGTGCTTGAATTCACCGACGCGCAGCTTGCTGAAATCCAGAAAGCCTACCCCATCTGGAGCCGTTATGTGATCCCTGCAAAGACCTATCCTTCTCAGGATAAAGATATCCGCACCATTGCGCAGCCCAACTTTCTGGCCTGCCGTGCTGATCTGCCTGACGAGGTGGTCTACAAAATCACCAAGACCATTTACGAAAACCTGCCCTTCCTGAACAACATCCACAAGGCCACCAAGGCCATGTCGCTGGAGCGTGCAACCGCAGGACTGCCCGCGCCCCTGCATCCCGGTGCCGAGAAATTCTACCGCGAAGTCGGTGTTATAAAATAAGTATTCTAAAGGCCTCCGGCGGCCCTGCCGGGGGCCTCAAACCCTTTGAAAAGGGTTTAAGGATCCCAAACTTTTTCAATAAGCTTCGCTGTGTATTTTATTCAATTTTCTTTCAAGGATTTTACATGACTGACACGACTTCCCCAAAGCCGACAGTTAAAAAAGATTCGGGCGGGGAAACCCTTGCGATTAAACGCGTAATCGAAGGGAAAACCGCCACTCTTTTATATGCCACGGGCATAATCTGTTCCCTTTTCCATCTCTGGGTAAACACCATCGGCATCATGCCGGAAATCCAGCGCAATGCTGTCCATTACTCATTCATGCTCTTTATCGGGTTCATCCAATATCCGATGCTCAAACGACATGCCCGCGAGACCCTGCCCGTTGACTATTTTCTTGCGATTTTATCGTTTGCTACGGGACTTTATCTGGTCTTCTTCGAAGACGCCCTGCATATGCGCAATGAAGTGCCGATCATGGCCGACCTCATTGCCGCCGGGCTGGCCATTGTACTTTTGATGGAGATCACCCGGCGAACCACCGGGCTGCTCATTCCCTGTCTGGCGGCGATCTTTCTGTTCTACGGACTGGGCGGCGGACAATATCTGGACGGACTCTGGCATTTTCCGGGTGTGACCGTGCAGCGCATGCTTTACCGCATGTACTTTGCCCCGGACGGCATCTTCGGAACCATTGCGACGATCTCGAGTACTTTTGTATTTTTGTTCGTACTCTTTGCCTCTTTCCTGATCAAATCAGGAGCCGGGGAATTCATCATCAAGCTGGCCATGGCATCCATGGGACGCACTATCGGCGGTCCGGCCAAGATGGCTGTTTTTGCTTCCGGTTTCATGGGATCGGTTTCCGGCAGCGCGGTGGCAAACACTGTGGGAACAGGCTCCATTACCATCCCCATGATGAAAAAAACCGGATTCCCCAGCAAATTTGCCGGGGGAGTTGAGGCTGCGGCATCCACCGGAGGACAGCTCATGCCGCCCATTATGGGCGCGGGTGCGTTCATCATGAGCCAGTGGACCCAGATTCCCTACCTGACCATTGTGGGCGTGGCCCTCATCCCGGCGATCATGTATTTTGTCAGCGTGGCCTTTTTCGTCCATCTGCGGGCCAAAAAGCTTGGCATCAAGCCCATTCCCGAAGAAGACATCCCGCGCATCAGTGATGTAATGAAAGAGGGCTGGAACTTCTTCATACCCATCGGCGCGCTCATGGGCCTGCTCATGTACGGATTCACCCCGACCTTTGCGGCCTGCGGCGGAATAGCAGCTATCGTTGTTTCCAGCTGGCTCAATCCCAGAACCCGCATGTCCGGACGTGACATCCTCGATGCCCTTGCTTCCGGCGGCCAGAATATGGTCACCACCGGGGTCATCCTGCTCTGTTCCGGCATTGTGGTCGGCGTAGTGCTCATGGTCGGCATGGGCATCAAGTTCTCCATGCTCATCACCATGATCGCCGGCAACAGCCTGATGCTGACCATTGTCATGGTTGCCATAGCGTCCCTCGTACTTGGCATGGGACTGCCTGTAACCGCCTCCTACATCGTTCTGGCGGTTCTGGCTGCCCCGGCCATGCAAATGCTCGGTACAAGCCTTATCGCAGCCCATATGCTCATTTTCTGGTACTCTCAGGACGCCAACGTAACCCCTCCGGTCTGCCTTGCGGCCTACAGTGCTTCGGGCATATCAGGGTCCAAACCGCTGGAGACGGGCTTTGAATCATGGAAAATCGCCAAGGGGCTGTACATCATTCCCCTGCTTTTCTGCTATACCCCGATCCTTTTCGAAGGGCCGCTCTGGCAGGTCGCCGAGACCGTGGTCACCGCCACTGCCGGGCTGTTCTGCTTCGCGGTATTCTTTGAGGGCTTTAACACCTACAGGCTGAACCTCATGCAACGCGCACTCTACATGGGCACAGCCACCCTGCTGCTCTGGCCCGATATGCGGCTCCATGCTGCAGGTGCGGTGCTGCTGGTTGTAATGATGCTGCGAGAGCGGTCGGTGTTCAGGAAACAGGCTTTTGAAGCAATCTGATCTCAGACAAAATAATAAAATCAAATTCAAGGGGAAATTTCATACTCTGAAACTTTCCCTTTTTTCTGTTGCCATGTTAAATATAATTTATTCTTTTCTGCACACAATTTTACAAGGAGCACAGCAATGATCACAATCATGAAAGAAAGCAGCGGTCCCATGCTGGCAGTTCAGGCAACAGGCAAACTCTCCGGTGACGACTACACCGAAGTCTGGATTCCTGCGCTGCGGGAAGCCATTGAAAAACACAACAAATGCAGTTGCCTGCTTTATATGGATGAAAACTTTGAAGGCTGGGAACTTAAAGCCATGTGGGAAGATGCCAGCTTCGGATTCGCCCACCGCAATGACTTTGACAAGCTGGCAGTAGTCGGCGGTCCGGACTGGGTTGAATGGGGAACAAAAGTGGCAGGAAAGTTCATGCAGGGCGAGGTGAAAACCTATCCGGCAGAAGAGCTTGTTGAAGCTCTTAACTGGGTCACTGAATAAATTAGACGGAAAAAGCCCCAGCCATATTAAATATGACCGGGGCTTTTTACACGACAAGTCGTGCGAAAAATAAAAATAAGAACTAGCTTACTTTTTTGTTTGCAACGGGCTTAACAACAGCGCCGGAGCGGATGCAGCGAGTACAAGCTTTGATGCTTTTTACTTCACCGCTGGGAAGCTGAGTGCGGACCTTCTGCAGGTTGGGCATGAAACGTCTCTTAGTCTTGTTGTGAGCATGGGAAACGTTATTGCCAGTCTGAGGACCTTTACCGCATATATCGCATACCTGGGACATATTGTACCTCCTTAATGGTAGTCACTTTTTTAGATTGCCGGAAAGCGCGAAATCCCGCAAGGGAAATTGCTCTGCCCGAACAAAAGAGGTATCATTTAAACGCTCGCTACGGAAAAAGCAAGCTCTTTTTCCTTGACAGAAGAAAAAAAACTCATATAGGAAACCCTTCCGCGAGGAAAAATATGTCTGAACTCTGGATTACATTAAACGACATCCCCGAAGAGGGACAAAACTTTGTTTTCGAGGACCAGAATTTCTGGGCCGCAGCATGTAAACAATATAAAGTTGACGTCAAACCCGGCGATGCGCTGGTCTCTGAAGTCTATGTCCTTCCTCAGGATAAAGGATGCCTTGTCAGAGGCGGAACCAAAGGTTCCGTTTCAATTGCATGCGACAGATGCACGGCAGACTACAAGCACAATATTTCCACCGAATTCGAAGAGTACGAACAGGTCGCAGAAGACGGGGATGATGAAGAATCACCCGTTGTAAAGACCAAAGAAGGACTCAAAATCGACATCGGTGCCCTCCTCTGGGAGCATTTCGTAATGGCACTGCCCATTAAGCCCCTGTGCAAGGAAACTTGCGAGGGACTTTGCGCCAAGTGCGGAGCCGACCTGAACAAGGGCGGCTGCGAATGCGAGCAGGATGAGGGCGATCCAAGGCTTGCGGTTTTCCGCAATCTTAAGATAAAGAACTAGATTCCGGTCCGTACGGATCGGTTTAAAAAAAACTCTTTAGGAGACTTAGTCATGGCACAGCCGAAAAAGAAAACTTCCAAATCCCGCAGAAACATGCGTCGTTCCCACGACCACGTAGCAACCCCCAACGTAGTATACTGCGAGTGCGGTGAACCCATCATCCCTCACAGAGCCTGCTCTTCTTGCGGTTCCTATAAAGGTCGTCAGGTAATCAATTCCGAAGATGCCTAGCATAATACCCCGCATTGCCGTAGACGCCATGGGCGGCGACTACGGTCTTTCGGTTGTTGTTCCGGCAGCGGTTAACGCCGCTAAAACGGGACTCCCGATTACGCTGGTAGGTGATGAGCACATGATCCGGTCCGAGCTTGAAAAGCTTGATACCGGATCATGTGCTATTGATATTGTCCACGCTTCTCAGGTTGTCACTATGGAAGACAAACCTGCCGACGCCATGCGCAAGAAGAAGGACTCATCAATTCAGGTCGCATGCAGACTGGTCAAGGAGGGTAAGGCCGACGGTGTCGTCAGTGCCGGTAACTCAGGGGCTACTGTCGCCTGCGGCATGTTCACCATCGGCCGGATCAAGGGTGTCCTGCGTCCGGGTATGGCCGGGATTCTGCCTACGGAAAAGAAACCCATGGTCCTGCTTGATGTAGGTGCCAATGTGGATTCCAAGCCCGAACACCTCTTCCAGTTCGGCCTCATGGCCGACGTGCTGGCCCGTGACGTGCTGGGATATGAATCCCCGCGCATCGGTCTTTTGACCATCGGTGAAGAGGAAGGCAAAGGCAACTCACTGGTAAAAACCACCTACGACATGCTCAAAAATTCTTCCCTGAATTTCGTGGGCAACATCGAAGGACGGGATATTTTTACCGGGGATGTTGATATTGCCGTTTGTGACGGTTTTGTGGGCAACGTGGCACTCAAGCTGGCCGAGGGGCTGGCAACAAGCTTCGGCAGCCTGCTGAAAGGTGAGCTTAAGCGCGACATCGTCTCCAAGCTGGGAGCCATGCTTGCAATCAAAGCTTTCAAAAGATTCCGCAGACTGTTAGATAAATCCGAGTACGGCGGAGCTCCGGTTCTCGGACTGAAAGGAATTGTCCTTGTCTGCCACGGTAAAGCAGATTCCCGGGCAGTGGAAAAAGCCATTGAAATGGCTGCCACTTTTGTCAAAAACGATGCTGTCGCCCACCTGAAAGAAGGACTGGCCGCGCACAAGGAAATCACCGCACGCGACTTCTAGTCCAGTGCGGATTTTCTGCGGTTCAATCTTGAACAGTGGAAGCATCCCCGGATTATCAGCTCTCTTTCCATCCTAAAACAGGAATGGTGTAATGAGTACTTTCTCGCACATCAGGGGCCTTGGTTTCCATGTCCCTGAACGGCTATACACTAATACTGATCTTGAAAAAATCGTCGACACAAACGACGAGTGGATAACCACCCGCACCGGAATCAAACAGCGCCACGTTGTTGAAAACGAAACATGTCTGGACCTTGCTTATGAGGCGTCCGTAAAAGCCCTCAAGGCCGCAGGCATGGAAGCGGAAGAACTCACCCACGTAATCATCGCCACCTTCACCGGCGATATGCCTGTACCCACTACATCCTGCCTGCTCATGGAGCGGCTGGGCATTAAAGACAGGGCAGCCATGGACCTTTCCGCGGCCTGCTCCGGTTTTGTCTACGCTGTAGAGGTGGCCCGGGCACTCATCAATCTCGATCCCACTGCTAAAATTCTGGTCTGCGGTGCTGAAGTAGTCACCAGCCGTGTGAACTGGGAAGACCGTTCCACCTGTGTTCTCTTCGGAGACGGCGCGGGAGCGGCAGTTATGACTGCCGGAAAAGACGGCGAACCTGGCAAAGTAATCGACACCCTGGTTCGCGCCAACGGCGGTCCGGGCATGAACCTGACCATCAAAGGCGCAGGCTCGGCATATCCCTACAAGATGGGTGATACCGTGGGCGTTGAAAACTTTGTGGAAATGCAGGGACGTGAAATTTACAAACACGCAGTCCGTTCCATGACCTCCATCTCCAATGAAATCCTTGAGAAACAGGGATTCACTACTGATGATATAGATGTGCTGCTGCCCCATCAGGCAAACATGCGCATCATCGAGGCTGTGGGCAAGAAGCTCGGCGTACCCCGTGAAAAGGTTTTTGCCAATGTGGATAAATACGGCAACACTTCTGCCGCATCCATCCCCATTGCACTTGCCGACGCACGCGAATCCGGCTTCATCAAGGACGGCGATCTGGTCCTTCTGGCCACCTTCGGCGGCGGATTGACCTGGGGATCTTCACTGATCCAGTTCTAAGGTGCTGTTTTATAATATTCTGCTTTTTTTCACACAATATTAACAACACCGCTGTATAAAAGGGAAAAACAACAGTGTGCAAACGCACATGTATGTTTAAACAAATTAATTTAGATTAAATTTGCAGTCACAGCCGCTTTAGGCTATGAGACGCAGGACTGGATTAATTCAACATAGAGGGAACTAAATGAGTGAACTGCCAAGTACCGCCCTTGTAACGGGTGGTTCCAGAGGAATCGGAGAAGCCTGCGCCAAGAGGCTTGCCAAAGACGGCTTTGAAGTTATCATTACCTACGTAAGCCGACCCGACGGAGCCGACAAAGTCTGCGCTGAAATT from Desulfovibrio sp. JC010 includes:
- the rpmB gene encoding 50S ribosomal protein L28, which translates into the protein MSQVCDICGKGPQTGNNVSHAHNKTKRRFMPNLQKVRTQLPSGEVKSIKACTRCIRSGAVVKPVANKKVS
- a CDS encoding TAXI family TRAP transporter solute-binding subunit: MFKKFSCLVLTCLLCLTFTAAPSQASDKNLIIATATTGGTYYPVGVAIGTLVSIKLAKADKITATAINSAGSGENVQMLKNKEADLAILQALFGLNAYKGEGPYKGKAFKDFRSITMLWENVEHFPLLNKYVKKGDISDLKGLDKKFSIGKRGSGTEGSGRTLLEIMGVDVNKDLVLEFLGYTPSAQAMMDGRIAGANIPAGPPAAAITQLYAQLGSDDVTVLEFTDAQLAEIQKAYPIWSRYVIPAKTYPSQDKDIRTIAQPNFLACRADLPDEVVYKITKTIYENLPFLNNIHKATKAMSLERATAGLPAPLHPGAEKFYREVGVIK
- a CDS encoding STAS/SEC14 domain-containing protein, with the translated sequence MITIMKESSGPMLAVQATGKLSGDDYTEVWIPALREAIEKHNKCSCLLYMDENFEGWELKAMWEDASFGFAHRNDFDKLAVVGGPDWVEWGTKVAGKFMQGEVKTYPAEELVEALNWVTE
- a CDS encoding DUF177 domain-containing protein, producing the protein MSELWITLNDIPEEGQNFVFEDQNFWAAACKQYKVDVKPGDALVSEVYVLPQDKGCLVRGGTKGSVSIACDRCTADYKHNISTEFEEYEQVAEDGDDEESPVVKTKEGLKIDIGALLWEHFVMALPIKPLCKETCEGLCAKCGADLNKGGCECEQDEGDPRLAVFRNLKIKN
- a CDS encoding beta-ketoacyl-ACP synthase III, yielding MSTFSHIRGLGFHVPERLYTNTDLEKIVDTNDEWITTRTGIKQRHVVENETCLDLAYEASVKALKAAGMEAEELTHVIIATFTGDMPVPTTSCLLMERLGIKDRAAMDLSAACSGFVYAVEVARALINLDPTAKILVCGAEVVTSRVNWEDRSTCVLFGDGAGAAVMTAGKDGEPGKVIDTLVRANGGPGMNLTIKGAGSAYPYKMGDTVGVENFVEMQGREIYKHAVRSMTSISNEILEKQGFTTDDIDVLLPHQANMRIIEAVGKKLGVPREKVFANVDKYGNTSAASIPIALADARESGFIKDGDLVLLATFGGGLTWGSSLIQF
- the plsX gene encoding phosphate acyltransferase PlsX; this encodes MPSIIPRIAVDAMGGDYGLSVVVPAAVNAAKTGLPITLVGDEHMIRSELEKLDTGSCAIDIVHASQVVTMEDKPADAMRKKKDSSIQVACRLVKEGKADGVVSAGNSGATVACGMFTIGRIKGVLRPGMAGILPTEKKPMVLLDVGANVDSKPEHLFQFGLMADVLARDVLGYESPRIGLLTIGEEEGKGNSLVKTTYDMLKNSSLNFVGNIEGRDIFTGDVDIAVCDGFVGNVALKLAEGLATSFGSLLKGELKRDIVSKLGAMLAIKAFKRFRRLLDKSEYGGAPVLGLKGIVLVCHGKADSRAVEKAIEMAATFVKNDAVAHLKEGLAAHKEITARDF
- a CDS encoding TRAP transporter permease, whose product is MTDTTSPKPTVKKDSGGETLAIKRVIEGKTATLLYATGIICSLFHLWVNTIGIMPEIQRNAVHYSFMLFIGFIQYPMLKRHARETLPVDYFLAILSFATGLYLVFFEDALHMRNEVPIMADLIAAGLAIVLLMEITRRTTGLLIPCLAAIFLFYGLGGGQYLDGLWHFPGVTVQRMLYRMYFAPDGIFGTIATISSTFVFLFVLFASFLIKSGAGEFIIKLAMASMGRTIGGPAKMAVFASGFMGSVSGSAVANTVGTGSITIPMMKKTGFPSKFAGGVEAAASTGGQLMPPIMGAGAFIMSQWTQIPYLTIVGVALIPAIMYFVSVAFFVHLRAKKLGIKPIPEEDIPRISDVMKEGWNFFIPIGALMGLLMYGFTPTFAACGGIAAIVVSSWLNPRTRMSGRDILDALASGGQNMVTTGVILLCSGIVVGVVLMVGMGIKFSMLITMIAGNSLMLTIVMVAIASLVLGMGLPVTASYIVLAVLAAPAMQMLGTSLIAAHMLIFWYSQDANVTPPVCLAAYSASGISGSKPLETGFESWKIAKGLYIIPLLFCYTPILFEGPLWQVAETVVTATAGLFCFAVFFEGFNTYRLNLMQRALYMGTATLLLWPDMRLHAAGAVLLVVMMLRERSVFRKQAFEAI
- the rpmF gene encoding 50S ribosomal protein L32 yields the protein MAQPKKKTSKSRRNMRRSHDHVATPNVVYCECGEPIIPHRACSSCGSYKGRQVINSEDA